In Halobaculum limi, one DNA window encodes the following:
- the thiL gene encoding thiamine-phosphate kinase, whose amino-acid sequence MDEREALARLAESVPAAGDDCAVVGDRVLTTDMLHETTDFPAGVDRYTAGWRSVAASLSDVAAMGADAEAAVAAYGAPAFDPDEVAEFVRGAREVCEAVDAEYVGGDLDHHDEFTVATTALGKTDDPIRRGGANRGDAVCVTGTLGRSAAALRAFEAGDADRGNDLFRFTPRVAAGVALAPYATAMMDSSDGLARSLHQLVDASDVSDLGMDITESYIPVDDAVTDLFDGAEARREAALFFGEDFELVFTLPSDAVEAAKEASPTPFSVVGNVTWDGVRMDGDPLSDRGYEHGG is encoded by the coding sequence ATGGACGAACGCGAGGCGCTGGCGCGACTGGCCGAGTCGGTACCGGCCGCCGGTGACGACTGTGCCGTCGTCGGCGACCGCGTACTCACGACGGATATGCTCCACGAGACGACGGACTTCCCGGCGGGCGTCGACCGCTACACCGCGGGCTGGCGCTCGGTCGCCGCCTCGCTGTCGGACGTGGCCGCGATGGGTGCCGACGCCGAGGCCGCCGTCGCCGCCTACGGTGCGCCCGCGTTCGACCCCGACGAGGTCGCCGAGTTCGTGCGCGGCGCACGCGAGGTGTGCGAGGCGGTCGACGCGGAGTACGTCGGCGGCGACCTGGACCACCACGACGAGTTCACCGTCGCGACGACCGCACTCGGAAAGACCGACGATCCGATCCGCCGCGGCGGGGCCAACCGCGGCGACGCAGTGTGCGTGACGGGGACGCTCGGCCGGAGCGCCGCCGCCCTGCGCGCGTTCGAGGCGGGCGACGCCGACCGCGGTAACGACCTGTTTCGGTTCACGCCACGCGTCGCCGCCGGCGTCGCCCTCGCGCCGTACGCGACCGCGATGATGGACTCCAGCGACGGCCTCGCGAGGTCGCTGCACCAACTCGTCGACGCGAGCGACGTGAGCGACCTGGGGATGGACATCACCGAGTCGTACATCCCCGTCGACGACGCGGTGACGGACCTGTTCGACGGCGCGGAGGCGCGACGGGAGGCGGCGCTGTTCTTCGGTGAGGACTTCGAGTTGGTGTTCACGCTCCCCAGCGATGCGGTCGAGGCGGCGAAGGAGGCGTCACCGACGCCGTTCAGCGTCGTCGGGAACGTGACGTGGGACGGCGTTCGGATGGACGGCGACCCGCTTTCCGACCGTGGGTACGAACACGGCGGGTGA
- a CDS encoding lysylphosphatidylglycerol synthase transmembrane domain-containing protein, whose translation MDSDQLRATVVGFLGAFAVLGLLLYLVGVGDLVDVLGRASPGVVALVVLVTLGWLTAWSVALRTVLGVLGIPLSLVRSFLVFSGAMFSNNVTPFGQAGGEPVTALLISKAADTEYERGLAAIASVDTLNFVPSITLALVGAAYFATETTFGTRLRFATGIVVVLALAIPGAVYLGWRRRYQLEEWVVATFVPLIRRVASILPVFSAPSEESVESRIGHFFGAIERVATDRTGIAIALAASTLGWVFQMIGLYLAFQAISQPVPFSAMLFVVPMGAIAGVTPLPGGAGGIEAVLVAVLAALPSVSVSATAALAAVVIYRGAVYWVPVVIGGVVVSVLGADSVS comes from the coding sequence ATGGACTCGGACCAGTTACGCGCCACCGTCGTCGGGTTTCTCGGCGCGTTCGCGGTCCTCGGGCTGTTGTTGTATCTCGTCGGCGTCGGCGACCTCGTCGACGTCCTCGGGCGGGCGTCGCCCGGCGTCGTCGCCCTCGTCGTCTTGGTCACGTTGGGGTGGCTGACCGCGTGGTCGGTCGCGCTCAGAACCGTCCTCGGAGTGCTCGGCATTCCGCTCTCGCTCGTGCGCTCGTTTCTCGTGTTCAGCGGTGCGATGTTCTCGAACAACGTGACGCCGTTCGGGCAGGCCGGCGGCGAACCCGTGACGGCGCTGCTCATCTCGAAGGCCGCCGACACCGAGTACGAACGCGGTCTCGCGGCCATCGCCAGCGTCGACACGCTCAACTTCGTCCCCTCCATCACGCTCGCGCTGGTCGGCGCGGCGTACTTCGCCACCGAGACCACCTTCGGCACCCGTCTGCGGTTCGCGACCGGAATCGTCGTCGTCCTCGCACTCGCTATCCCCGGTGCAGTCTACCTCGGGTGGCGACGCCGCTACCAACTCGAGGAGTGGGTCGTCGCCACGTTCGTCCCGCTCATCCGCCGGGTTGCGAGCATCCTTCCGGTGTTCTCTGCCCCAAGCGAGGAGTCGGTCGAATCGCGCATCGGCCACTTCTTCGGTGCTATCGAGCGCGTCGCCACCGACCGTACCGGCATCGCCATCGCACTCGCCGCCTCGACGCTCGGCTGGGTGTTCCAGATGATCGGCCTGTATCTCGCGTTTCAGGCCATCAGCCAGCCGGTTCCGTTCTCGGCGATGCTGTTCGTCGTGCCGATGGGCGCCATCGCGGGCGTGACGCCCCTCCCCGGCGGCGCCGGCGGCATCGAGGCAGTGTTGGTCGCCGTCCTCGCCGCGCTCCCGTCGGTGTCGGTGTCGGCGACGGCGGCGCTGGCGGCGGTCGTCATCTACCGCGGTGCGGTGTACTGGGTGCCCGTCGTCATCGGCGGCGTCGTGGTGAGCGTCCTCGGCGCCGACAGCGTCAGCTGA
- a CDS encoding site-2 protease family protein: protein MSEAVPDDYPRPPELDAVFHYSEIRRDDDRILYYGVSDVGERELVRRVWPAFREAGYEVQMVETDTGLDVVVARPHSNSIDGVPWVNVGLFVATIVSTLLVGAVAWYYVPISTITSDPLSVLVAWPFTAAVLGVLMTHELGHYALGRYHGVDVSLPYVIPFILPFGTMGAIIRMRGQMPDREALFDIGVAGPLAGLAATVVVTVVGLLLGPFTVPASVVSGGGQVIVFNNPPLLDLIAAALNQPTGYADPTKTAHPVIMGAWVGMFFTVLNLLPVGQLDGGHIVRAMVGQRQETVAAVVPLALFGISAYLYFVRGLNLNESVGLWAFWGLFSAFIAYRGPAHPIDDTELDTKRMLVGMFTFVLGLLCFMLVPIQVITV from the coding sequence ATGAGTGAGGCGGTTCCCGACGACTATCCCCGTCCTCCCGAACTCGACGCCGTCTTCCACTACTCCGAGATTCGGAGGGACGACGATCGGATCCTCTACTACGGCGTCAGCGACGTCGGCGAACGTGAACTCGTGCGTCGCGTCTGGCCCGCGTTTCGGGAGGCGGGCTACGAGGTACAGATGGTCGAGACCGACACCGGCCTCGACGTGGTCGTCGCACGGCCACACTCCAACAGTATCGACGGTGTGCCGTGGGTCAACGTCGGCCTGTTCGTCGCGACTATCGTCTCGACGCTGCTCGTAGGCGCTGTCGCGTGGTACTACGTTCCAATCTCGACGATTACGTCGGATCCGCTGTCCGTCCTCGTCGCGTGGCCGTTCACCGCCGCCGTCCTCGGCGTCCTGATGACGCACGAACTCGGCCACTACGCACTCGGTCGGTACCACGGCGTCGACGTGTCGCTCCCGTACGTCATCCCCTTTATCCTCCCGTTCGGGACAATGGGTGCGATCATTCGGATGCGCGGGCAGATGCCCGACCGCGAGGCGCTGTTCGATATCGGCGTGGCCGGACCGCTCGCCGGACTGGCGGCGACGGTCGTCGTCACCGTCGTCGGCCTCTTGTTGGGACCGTTTACTGTTCCCGCATCGGTCGTCTCCGGCGGCGGGCAAGTCATCGTATTCAACAACCCGCCGTTGCTCGATCTGATCGCGGCAGCGTTGAACCAGCCGACGGGCTACGCCGACCCGACGAAGACCGCCCACCCGGTGATTATGGGTGCGTGGGTCGGGATGTTCTTCACCGTCCTCAACCTCCTCCCCGTCGGCCAACTCGACGGTGGACACATCGTCCGCGCGATGGTCGGCCAGCGACAGGAGACGGTCGCCGCAGTCGTCCCCCTCGCCCTGTTCGGTATCTCGGCGTACCTCTACTTCGTCCGGGGCCTGAACCTCAACGAGTCGGTCGGTCTGTGGGCGTTCTGGGGGCTGTTCTCCGCGTTCATCGCCTACCGCGGTCCGGCACACCCCATCGACGACACCGAACTCGACACGAAGCGGATGCTCGTCGGGATGTTCACCTTCGTCCTCGGCTTGCTGTGTTTCATGCTCGTCCCGATTCAGGTCATCACGGTCTGA